A region from the Sphingopyxis lindanitolerans genome encodes:
- a CDS encoding DUF3297 family protein, whose translation MTDTPPDHLSTNPRSPHFDMEVLQRGIGIRFKGKDRTDVEEYSISEGWIRVAAGKSKDRFGQPMTIKLSGEVEAWFEDGAEDSETSED comes from the coding sequence ATGACCGACACGCCCCCCGACCATTTGTCGACCAACCCGCGCTCGCCCCATTTCGACATGGAGGTGCTGCAGCGCGGCATCGGCATCCGCTTCAAGGGCAAGGACCGCACCGACGTCGAGGAATATTCGATCTCGGAAGGCTGGATCCGCGTCGCCGCGGGCAAGTCGAAGGACCGTTTCGGCCAGCCGATGACGATCAAGCTGTCGGGCGAGGTCGAGGCGTGGTTCGAGGATGGCGCCGAGGACAGCGAGACGTCGGAAGACTGA
- a CDS encoding hemerythrin domain-containing protein yields the protein MPRISEIARLRAEHAALVTLASFLTKMIAAPHPPRATELAAVRGLLRDTLTCHLKCEDWALYPRLKAKGDPDLIGLANAFVGEMGHIAADFAAYDARWTAEAVEARWSDFRAETADMLSALAMRIEREDKDLYPAAERLAAAGQTLPRRARSPT from the coding sequence ATGCCCAGGATAAGCGAAATCGCGCGGCTGCGCGCCGAGCATGCCGCGCTCGTGACGCTAGCCTCCTTCCTGACGAAGATGATCGCCGCGCCGCATCCACCGCGCGCCACCGAGCTTGCGGCGGTGCGCGGCCTGTTGCGCGATACGCTGACCTGCCATCTCAAATGCGAGGATTGGGCGCTCTATCCGCGGTTGAAGGCAAAGGGCGATCCCGACCTCATCGGGCTGGCGAATGCGTTCGTGGGCGAGATGGGGCATATCGCGGCCGATTTCGCGGCCTATGACGCGCGCTGGACGGCCGAGGCCGTCGAAGCCCGCTGGTCCGATTTTCGCGCGGAAACAGCGGACATGCTAAGCGCGCTGGCGATGCGGATCGAACGCGAGGATAAGGATCTTTATCCCGCCGCCGAACGACTCGCGGCGGCGGGACAGACCCTCCCGCGCCGCGCGCGCAGTCCCACCTGA
- a CDS encoding HAD family hydrolase: protein MAEARRQTDYAAARPVPAKMMLSVFDLDRTLTILPTYTPFLLFAIWTRAPWRFLLLPLLLPVAMLYALKLVPRRAMKQAMHRIALGRRLAERDAARLADRFARRLVARGLYTQGLALIEAERAAGRRIVIATAAPHLYTAALARRLGIADVIATASTWRDGWLTPTIGSANCYGGDKRHRVEAFLDVAGIARDRAHIRFYSDHVSDLPMLAFADEAVAVNPSAKLRQVATARGWPIVDWRR from the coding sequence ATGGCAGAGGCGAGACGCCAGACGGACTATGCGGCGGCGCGCCCAGTGCCGGCGAAGATGATGCTGTCGGTCTTCGACCTCGATCGCACGCTGACCATCCTTCCTACTTACACCCCCTTCCTGCTCTTTGCGATCTGGACCCGCGCGCCGTGGCGTTTCCTGCTCCTCCCGCTGCTGCTTCCGGTCGCGATGCTCTATGCGCTGAAGCTCGTCCCGCGCCGCGCGATGAAGCAGGCGATGCACCGCATCGCGCTCGGGCGGCGGCTGGCCGAGCGCGACGCCGCGCGGCTGGCCGACCGCTTCGCGCGTCGCCTTGTCGCGCGCGGCCTCTACACACAGGGGCTCGCGCTGATCGAAGCCGAGCGCGCGGCCGGCCGCCGGATCGTCATCGCAACCGCCGCGCCGCATCTCTATACCGCTGCCCTCGCACGACGGCTGGGGATCGCCGACGTGATCGCGACCGCCTCGACGTGGCGCGACGGCTGGCTGACCCCGACGATCGGCTCGGCGAACTGCTATGGTGGCGACAAGCGCCATCGGGTCGAGGCCTTTCTCGATGTCGCCGGCATCGCCCGCGACCGCGCGCATATCCGTTTCTATTCGGACCATGTTTCGGACCTGCCGATGCTCGCCTTCGCCGACGAGGCGGTCGCGGTCAATCCGTCGGCCAAGCTGCGCCAGGTCGCCACGGCGCGCGGCTGGCCGATTGTCGACTGGCGGCGGTGA
- a CDS encoding peroxiredoxin — protein MKILVKIAMSLGLGLSLAVLPAQGIAALRQGAKAPDFTLNAAQGGKPFTLSLQQTLKKGPVVLYFFPAAFTPGCTVEAHLFAEATGDFNRLGARVVGVTAGNIDRVAEFSKSECRDKFAVAADPGAKVAAKYDTAMPGPNKMMISNRTSFVIAPDGTILLSYTDRNPQAHIEKTLAAVRAWKARHR, from the coding sequence ATGAAAATCCTGGTGAAGATCGCAATGTCGCTTGGCTTAGGCCTGTCGCTGGCCGTGCTTCCGGCGCAGGGCATCGCGGCGCTCCGGCAGGGCGCGAAGGCGCCCGACTTCACGCTGAACGCCGCGCAGGGCGGCAAGCCCTTCACCCTGTCCTTGCAGCAGACGCTGAAGAAAGGGCCGGTCGTGCTCTATTTCTTCCCCGCCGCCTTTACTCCCGGCTGCACGGTGGAAGCCCATTTGTTCGCCGAGGCAACCGGCGACTTCAACCGGCTGGGTGCGCGTGTGGTGGGCGTAACCGCGGGCAACATCGATCGCGTCGCCGAATTTTCCAAGTCGGAATGCCGCGACAAATTCGCCGTCGCAGCCGATCCGGGCGCGAAGGTCGCGGCGAAATATGACACCGCCATGCCAGGGCCGAACAAGATGATGATCTCCAACCGGACGTCGTTCGTCATCGCCCCCGACGGGACCATCCTGCTCAGCTACACCGATCGCAACCCGCAGGCGCACATCGAAAAGACGTTGGCGGCGGTTCGCGCGTGGAAGGCCAGGCACCGCTGA
- a CDS encoding response regulator transcription factor, protein MHILVIEDDARVAEHIGKGLAAAGHLVEIEGDGRSGLLRAASDSYDLIVVDRMLPQVDGLTIVQTIRATGDTTPVLFLSALGEVDERVAGLRAGGDDYLTKPFAMSELLARIDVLSRRGPALSAETRLCVGDLDIDLLGQQVRRQGTVIDLTAREFRILTYLARNQGRVVTRSMLLEHVWDYHFDPQTNIIDQHVSRLRQKVDKGFGRTLIHTVRGTGYVMRAGG, encoded by the coding sequence ATGCATATCTTGGTGATCGAGGATGATGCCCGCGTCGCGGAGCATATCGGCAAGGGGCTGGCGGCCGCCGGGCATCTCGTCGAGATCGAAGGCGATGGCCGGTCCGGCCTGCTCCGCGCGGCGTCCGACAGCTATGACCTGATCGTCGTCGACCGTATGCTGCCGCAGGTCGATGGGCTGACGATCGTCCAGACGATCCGGGCGACCGGCGACACGACGCCGGTGCTGTTCCTGAGCGCGCTCGGCGAGGTCGACGAGCGCGTCGCGGGACTGCGTGCGGGCGGCGACGATTATCTGACCAAGCCCTTCGCCATGTCCGAGCTGCTCGCGCGCATCGATGTGCTGAGCCGTCGCGGCCCGGCCCTGTCGGCCGAGACCCGGCTTTGCGTCGGCGATCTCGACATCGACCTGCTCGGCCAGCAGGTGCGGCGGCAAGGGACGGTGATCGACCTGACCGCGCGCGAATTCCGCATCCTGACCTATCTGGCGCGCAATCAAGGCCGGGTCGTCACCCGGTCGATGCTGCTCGAACATGTGTGGGATTATCATTTCGATCCGCAGACCAACATCATCGACCAGCATGTCAGCCGCCTGCGGCAAAAGGTAGACAAGGGGTTCGGCCGGACGCTGATCCACACGGTGCGCGGCACCGGCTATGTGATGCGGGCGGGTGGATGA
- a CDS encoding bile acid:sodium symporter family protein, whose translation MLARIFPDRFVPVLFATILLASLLPVRGTAVPVAQGVSTAAIILLFFLNGVRLPRDEVLHGIRNWKLQGAGLGFCFVVMALLGLAAQVATAAFLPAALALGFLFLGILPSTVQSATAASSMAGGNVAASVVAAALLNLIGVIASPLLFAALAGSAGAIHGAAALRIVAILLLPFVAGQVVQRWLRPWVLAHRGAATFMDRTSIAIAVYVAFSAAVVGGIWHQLDAGEIAITFAAVAAMLALAFCGAWALGGLLRLRHAERITLLFAGAQKSIAVGAPLAATLFPPATAGVVLVPILVYHMAQLVISAWIAPGLARRAEV comes from the coding sequence ATGCTTGCCCGTATCTTTCCCGATCGCTTCGTCCCGGTCCTGTTCGCGACGATCCTGCTCGCCAGCCTGCTGCCGGTGCGCGGCACCGCGGTGCCGGTGGCGCAGGGAGTATCGACCGCGGCGATCATCCTGCTCTTTTTCCTCAACGGCGTACGCCTGCCGCGCGACGAAGTGCTGCACGGCATCCGCAACTGGAAACTGCAAGGCGCGGGCCTCGGCTTCTGCTTCGTGGTCATGGCACTGCTCGGCCTGGCGGCGCAGGTGGCGACCGCGGCCTTCCTGCCCGCTGCGCTCGCGCTCGGCTTCCTCTTCCTCGGCATCCTGCCTTCGACCGTCCAGTCGGCGACCGCGGCAAGCAGCATGGCGGGCGGCAATGTCGCGGCGAGCGTCGTCGCGGCGGCGCTGCTCAACCTCATCGGCGTGATCGCCTCGCCGCTGCTATTCGCCGCGCTCGCGGGCAGCGCCGGCGCGATTCACGGCGCGGCGGCGCTGCGCATCGTCGCGATATTGCTGCTGCCCTTCGTCGCCGGCCAGGTCGTGCAGCGCTGGTTGCGCCCCTGGGTGCTCGCGCATCGCGGCGCGGCGACCTTCATGGATCGCACCTCGATCGCGATCGCGGTCTATGTCGCCTTTTCGGCAGCGGTCGTCGGCGGCATCTGGCACCAGCTCGACGCGGGCGAGATCGCCATCACCTTTGCCGCCGTCGCAGCCATGCTGGCCCTGGCCTTTTGCGGCGCCTGGGCGCTCGGCGGGCTGCTCCGCCTGCGCCATGCCGAGCGCATCACCCTGCTCTTTGCCGGCGCGCAAAAGAGCATCGCCGTCGGCGCGCCGCTCGCCGCGACACTCTTTCCCCCCGCGACCGCGGGCGTGGTGCTCGTGCCCATCCTCGTCTATCATATGGCGCAGCTCGTCATCTCCGCCTGGATCGCGCCGGGGCTGGCGCGCCGCGCAGAGGTGTAG
- a CDS encoding YciI family protein has product MTKYLISFPNEAMALTDEELPIVDAAAHAVIEDAKAAGVYVFGGGIDEQVEPVLVSADGAVSTQIYRGSRLDGGFAVLDLPTREEAVEWARKIAAACRCSQELRAFLYDPAS; this is encoded by the coding sequence ATGACCAAATATCTCATCTCCTTTCCGAACGAAGCCATGGCGCTGACCGACGAGGAACTGCCGATTGTTGACGCCGCCGCGCACGCGGTGATCGAGGACGCCAAGGCCGCCGGCGTCTATGTGTTCGGCGGGGGAATAGACGAACAGGTCGAGCCCGTGCTGGTTTCCGCCGATGGGGCGGTGTCCACGCAAATCTATCGCGGCAGCCGGCTCGATGGCGGCTTCGCGGTGCTGGACTTGCCGACCCGCGAAGAGGCGGTCGAATGGGCGAGGAAGATCGCCGCGGCCTGCCGATGTTCGCAGGAGCTTCGCGCGTTCCTGTACGACCCGGCGAGCTAG
- a CDS encoding pseudouridine synthase — protein sequence MSRLILFNKPYGVLSQFTDRGTPEARATLSAYIDAPGVYPAGRLDRDSEGLLLLTDDGALQARISSPRHKVPKTYLVQVEGEPDAASLDRLRAGVALNDGMTRPAAARRIDPPPLWPRDPPVRYRKSVPDCWLELTITEGRNRQVRRMTAAVGHPTLRLVRWRVGEWALGDLAPGLWRDLG from the coding sequence TTGTCCCGGTTGATCCTGTTCAACAAACCCTACGGCGTCCTGTCGCAGTTCACCGATCGCGGCACGCCGGAGGCGCGCGCCACGCTGTCCGCCTATATCGATGCTCCCGGCGTCTATCCGGCCGGGCGGCTCGACCGCGATAGCGAGGGCCTGCTGCTCCTGACCGACGATGGCGCGCTGCAGGCGCGGATTTCGTCGCCCAGGCACAAGGTGCCGAAAACCTACCTCGTGCAGGTCGAGGGCGAACCCGACGCGGCGAGCCTCGATCGGCTACGCGCCGGGGTCGCGCTGAACGACGGCATGACGCGCCCCGCCGCCGCCCGCCGCATCGACCCGCCGCCGCTGTGGCCGCGCGACCCGCCGGTGCGATACCGCAAGAGCGTCCCCGACTGCTGGCTCGAACTGACGATCACCGAAGGCCGCAACCGCCAGGTGCGCCGGATGACCGCCGCGGTCGGCCATCCGACGCTGCGACTGGTGCGCTGGCGGGTCGGCGAGTGGGCGCTCGGCGATCTGGCGCCTGGGTTGTGGCGCGACCTCGGCTGA
- the typA gene encoding translational GTPase TypA, translated as MSLRNIAIIAHVDHGKTTLVDQLFRQSGTFRENQRVEERAMDSGDIEKERGITILAKCTSVEWAPKGHEGADTTRINIVDTPGHADFGGEVERILSMVDGVILLVDAAEGPMPQTKFVTGKALALGLRPIVVVNKIDRSDARPAEVLDEVFELFLTLEASDEQLDFPILYASGRQGFASPDPEARDGDFTPVFETIVSHVPAPGLDVDGPFTFLATLLDRDNFIGRVLTGRVQSGTVKVNQPIHAIDMDGKVIETGRASKLLAFRGLDRVPVEEARAGDIVAIAGLAHATVANTVADISVSEPIAAQPIDPPTLSMRFAVNDSPMAGREGSKVTSRMIRDRLFREAETNVAIRITESADKDSFEVAGRGELQLGVLIETMRREGFELGISRPRVLYGEDEAGKRTEPYETVVIDVDDEHSGTVVEKMQIRKAELTDMRPSGGGKTRITFSGPSRGLIGYHGEFLSDTRGTGIMNRLFEKYGPYKGQIAGRQNGVLISNGAGEAVAYALGPLEERGILFVSPGEALYEGMIIGENAKPDDLEVNPMKSKQLTNFRSTGKDDAIRLTPPRRMTLEQAIAYIDDDEMVEVTPANIRLRKALLDPHERKKASRKKEAA; from the coding sequence ATGTCCCTGCGCAATATCGCCATCATCGCGCACGTCGATCATGGCAAGACCACTCTCGTCGACCAGCTTTTCCGCCAGTCGGGGACGTTCCGCGAGAATCAGCGTGTCGAGGAACGCGCGATGGATTCGGGCGACATCGAAAAGGAGCGCGGGATCACCATTCTCGCCAAATGCACCTCGGTCGAATGGGCGCCCAAGGGCCATGAGGGCGCGGACACGACGCGGATCAATATCGTCGACACGCCGGGTCACGCCGACTTCGGCGGCGAGGTCGAGCGCATTTTGTCGATGGTCGACGGTGTCATCCTGCTGGTCGATGCCGCCGAGGGGCCGATGCCGCAGACCAAGTTCGTGACCGGCAAGGCGCTCGCGCTGGGCCTGCGTCCGATCGTCGTCGTCAACAAGATCGACCGCAGCGATGCACGTCCCGCCGAGGTGCTCGACGAAGTGTTCGAACTGTTCCTGACCCTCGAAGCAAGCGACGAACAGCTTGATTTCCCGATCCTCTATGCCTCGGGCCGCCAGGGCTTTGCCTCGCCCGACCCCGAAGCGCGCGATGGCGACTTCACGCCAGTGTTCGAAACGATCGTCAGCCATGTGCCGGCGCCGGGCCTCGACGTCGACGGCCCCTTCACCTTCCTTGCCACCCTGCTCGACCGTGACAATTTCATCGGCCGCGTGCTGACCGGCCGTGTCCAGTCGGGGACGGTCAAGGTCAACCAGCCGATCCACGCGATCGACATGGACGGCAAGGTGATCGAGACCGGCCGCGCGTCGAAGCTGCTGGCGTTCCGCGGGCTCGACCGGGTTCCGGTCGAAGAGGCGCGCGCGGGCGACATCGTCGCGATCGCGGGCCTCGCGCACGCCACTGTCGCCAACACCGTCGCCGACATCAGCGTCAGCGAACCGATCGCCGCGCAGCCGATCGATCCGCCGACGCTGTCGATGCGCTTTGCCGTCAATGATTCGCCGATGGCGGGCCGCGAAGGCAGTAAGGTGACGAGCCGCATGATCCGCGACCGCCTGTTTCGCGAAGCCGAAACCAACGTCGCGATCCGCATCACCGAAAGCGCCGACAAGGACAGTTTCGAAGTCGCGGGCCGCGGCGAGCTTCAGCTCGGCGTGCTGATCGAGACGATGCGCCGCGAGGGCTTCGAACTCGGCATCAGCCGCCCGCGCGTCCTCTATGGCGAGGATGAGGCCGGCAAGCGCACCGAACCTTATGAAACCGTCGTCATCGACGTCGACGACGAACATAGCGGCACGGTCGTCGAGAAGATGCAGATCCGCAAGGCCGAGCTGACCGACATGCGCCCGTCGGGCGGCGGCAAGACGCGCATCACTTTCAGCGGCCCGTCGCGCGGTCTGATCGGCTATCATGGCGAATTCCTGTCGGACACGCGCGGCACCGGCATCATGAACCGACTGTTCGAGAAATATGGCCCGTACAAGGGCCAGATCGCGGGTCGCCAGAACGGCGTCCTGATCTCGAACGGCGCGGGCGAGGCGGTCGCCTATGCGCTCGGCCCGCTCGAAGAGCGCGGCATATTGTTCGTCTCGCCCGGCGAGGCGCTCTATGAAGGGATGATCATCGGCGAAAATGCGAAGCCCGACGACCTCGAGGTCAACCCGATGAAGTCGAAGCAGCTCACCAACTTCCGCTCGACCGGCAAGGACGACGCGATCCGCCTCACCCCGCCGCGCCGCATGACGCTCGAACAGGCGATCGCCTATATCGACGATGACGAGATGGTCGAGGTGACCCCGGCAAACATCCGCCTGCGCAAGGCGCTGCTCGACCCGCACGAGCGCAAGAAGGCGTCGCGCAAGAAGGAAGCGGCGTAA
- a CDS encoding sensor histidine kinase — protein sequence MRGGLWHSLTLRLGLIYVGLFLASTVALFGAAYWIGVYQPLLDAAAGVRGEAAELEAIDRGGGRDALVRALLVREKTGPKRPFHALIAPDGKTVTANLPSWPETPVAGWATLEADVYQAGQEQDYEALVVERRLSDGARLIVGRDVESIDDRDELYAIGSVWLILFAALLALGGSVAMSRAVGRRIDAVTRTARRVMAGNLTERIPLRGTGDDFDELSATLNLMLGRIEEAVESVRRVSDNVAHELRTPLARLHADLDELRGAESEDERQRLTGQALAEAGRLQAIFDALLRIARIESGRHLSGMRRIDLTTLLADAVELHTPDAEAHGQRIESRIAPGLALDADPNLLFQAISNLLDNAVKYGGEGAVIAVTARGTESGTEIEIVDNGPGIADAWRDRVTERFFRGPDTAGLPGTGLGLALVSAIVGLHKWRLDIEDARPGTRVRICC from the coding sequence ATGCGCGGCGGCCTCTGGCACAGCCTGACCCTGCGCCTCGGGCTGATCTATGTCGGACTTTTCCTGGCCTCGACCGTGGCGCTGTTCGGCGCGGCCTATTGGATCGGGGTTTATCAGCCGCTGCTCGACGCCGCGGCAGGGGTGCGCGGCGAGGCGGCCGAGCTGGAGGCGATCGACCGCGGCGGTGGGCGCGATGCGCTGGTTCGTGCACTGCTGGTGCGGGAGAAGACGGGTCCAAAACGCCCCTTTCACGCGCTGATCGCGCCTGATGGAAAGACGGTGACCGCCAATTTGCCGAGCTGGCCCGAAACACCGGTCGCCGGTTGGGCCACGCTGGAGGCCGATGTCTATCAGGCGGGACAGGAACAGGATTATGAAGCGCTTGTCGTCGAGCGGCGGCTGAGCGACGGCGCGCGGCTGATCGTCGGACGCGATGTCGAGTCGATCGACGACCGCGACGAGCTTTATGCGATCGGATCGGTGTGGCTGATTCTCTTCGCGGCCCTGCTCGCGCTCGGCGGCAGCGTCGCGATGAGCCGCGCGGTCGGTCGGCGGATCGATGCGGTGACGCGGACCGCGCGGCGCGTGATGGCGGGAAATTTGACCGAGCGTATCCCGCTGCGCGGAACCGGCGACGACTTCGACGAACTCTCGGCGACGCTCAACCTGATGCTCGGGCGGATCGAGGAAGCCGTCGAATCGGTGCGCCGCGTATCCGACAATGTCGCGCACGAACTGCGGACGCCGCTGGCGCGCCTCCATGCCGATCTTGACGAACTGCGCGGTGCGGAGAGCGAAGACGAGCGCCAGCGGCTCACCGGGCAGGCGCTGGCGGAGGCCGGGCGGTTGCAGGCGATCTTCGATGCGCTGCTGCGCATCGCGCGTATCGAGAGCGGCCGGCATCTGAGCGGGATGCGGCGCATCGACCTGACGACGCTGCTCGCCGACGCGGTCGAGCTTCATACCCCCGATGCCGAGGCGCATGGGCAAAGGATCGAAAGCCGTATCGCGCCGGGACTGGCGCTGGATGCCGATCCGAACCTGCTGTTCCAGGCGATCTCGAACCTGCTCGACAATGCGGTCAAATATGGCGGCGAGGGCGCCGTCATCGCGGTGACGGCGCGCGGGACGGAGAGCGGGACCGAAATCGAGATAGTCGACAATGGCCCCGGCATCGCCGATGCCTGGCGCGACCGGGTGACCGAGCGCTTCTTTCGCGGACCCGATACGGCGGGGTTGCCCGGCACCGGGCTGGGCCTCGCGCTCGTGTCGGCGATCGTCGGGCTGCACAAATGGCGATTGGACATCGAGGACGCCCGACCCGGAACGCGGGTGCGGATTTGCTGCTGA
- a CDS encoding toxic anion resistance protein, with product MSEETATATAIEELTLTPPEPVPAVAPEKAAGLVPLSGEQKSKLEERVDGFIDDLVAQDENSPEFGKRVDQITNMGRKEMLEAASHSNRFLDRPIRAMDRDTDIGQSLIELRTTIERLDPSANGKLLSKRGFLDKIFGSKINNYFAQYRSAQTHIGGILTALSNGKDELLMDNAAIDVERRKMWESMGKLEQMIHIAGTLDQRLEAKATELDGSDPAKAKILRENALFYARQRTQDLLTQMAVTVQGYLALDLVKKNNVELVKGVDRASTTTVGALKTAITVAQAMTNQKLVLEQITALNTTTANIIDGTSKMLKDNTARIHEQAASSTIPMETLSRAFQNIYDTMDAIDTFKLKALDTMKTTVTSLEGEVAKSKGYIARAEGASQAQASVGGADSPLAALEG from the coding sequence ATGAGCGAAGAGACCGCGACGGCGACCGCAATCGAAGAATTGACGCTGACGCCGCCCGAACCCGTGCCCGCGGTAGCCCCCGAAAAGGCGGCCGGCCTCGTCCCCCTGTCGGGCGAGCAGAAATCGAAGCTCGAGGAGCGCGTCGACGGCTTCATCGACGACCTCGTCGCGCAGGACGAGAATTCACCCGAATTCGGCAAGCGCGTCGACCAGATCACCAATATGGGCCGCAAGGAAATGCTGGAGGCGGCGAGCCACAGCAACCGCTTCCTCGACCGCCCGATCCGCGCGATGGACCGCGACACCGACATCGGGCAGAGCCTGATCGAACTGCGCACCACCATCGAGCGGCTCGACCCGTCGGCGAACGGCAAATTGCTGTCGAAGCGCGGGTTTCTGGACAAGATCTTCGGCAGCAAGATCAACAATTATTTCGCGCAATATCGCAGCGCCCAGACGCACATCGGCGGCATCCTGACCGCCCTGTCGAACGGCAAGGACGAGCTGTTGATGGACAATGCCGCCATCGACGTCGAACGCCGCAAGATGTGGGAATCGATGGGCAAGCTTGAACAGATGATCCATATCGCCGGCACGCTCGACCAGCGGCTCGAGGCGAAAGCCACCGAACTCGACGGCAGCGACCCCGCCAAGGCCAAGATCCTGCGCGAAAATGCGCTCTTCTACGCGCGCCAGCGCACGCAGGACCTGCTCACGCAGATGGCGGTAACGGTGCAGGGCTATCTCGCGCTCGATCTGGTCAAGAAGAATAATGTCGAGCTGGTGAAGGGCGTCGATCGCGCGAGCACCACGACCGTCGGCGCGCTGAAAACCGCGATCACCGTCGCGCAGGCGATGACGAACCAGAAGCTGGTGCTCGAACAGATCACCGCGCTCAACACCACGACCGCGAACATCATCGACGGCACATCGAAGATGCTGAAGGACAATACCGCGCGCATCCACGAACAGGCGGCGTCGAGCACGATCCCGATGGAAACGCTGAGCCGCGCCTTCCAGAACATCTATGACACGATGGACGCGATCGACACCTTCAAGCTGAAGGCGCTCGATACGATGAAGACGACCGTGACCTCGCTCGAAGGCGAGGTCGCCAAGTCGAAGGGCTATATCGCGCGCGCCGAGGGCGCGAGCCAGGCGCAGGCAAGCGTCGGCGGTGCCGACAGCCCGCTTGCCGCGCTCGAAGGCTAG